DNA sequence from the Actinomycetes bacterium genome:
TGCCTGAACATATCTGGAAAGATATTGAGGATCCTTTTAATTATTCCACAGAGGATGCGCTTACCGGAACCGGGCCTTTTACTCTGGCTGATTACAGCCCCAGTGAAGGTTCGTATTTATTTGAGGCCAACCAGGATTATTACGGAGGCAAGGTAAATATTGACAGTATTGCTTTTGTAAAAGTGGTTCCTGAAACTAGTGCTTCCATGCTGCAAAGCAATAATATAGATGCGGCGGCAATACCTGCGGATATAGCTGACGATACCCAGCAGAAAGGCTTTATTTTAGAACAGGAGCCTCCGGTATGGGCAGCAAAACTTTTAATAAACCATGAAAATAATGAATTGCTGGCCCGGGAACCGGTCAGGCAGGCCCTGGCTTATGCTGTTAACCTGGAGCAGATAGTAGAGATATCACAGAGAGGCTTTGCAGTAAAGGGAAGTGCCGGACTTATGCCTCCGGCAAACAGTTCGTGGTATAATCCGGAAGTTTTTCAGTACAGATTTGATAGGGATAAAGCAAAGAAAATTTTGGAAGAACATGGCTATCAGCTGAAGCAGGACGGCTATTATTATTCCGGAGGCAGGATATTAAAGCTGGAGCTGGCAGTAAGCCAGGGGGATTTTGAAAGGGATGCCCAGATAATTAAGAGCAATCTGGAAGAGGCAGGCATAAAAATAGATCTGGTAAGCTATGAAGGCAAAACCCTGGACAGCAAAATTGAAAATTGGGATTTTGACCTGGCCATAAGCGGCCATGGAGGTCTGGGCGGTGACCCGGAAGCCTTAAACCGGGTGATAACAGGGCAGGATTTTAACAGCGTAAGATATTTTAAAGATGAACATCTGGTAAATTTACTGGAAGCTCAGGTTCAAGAGATGGATATCCGGAAAAGAAGACAGATGGTTTATCAGATTCAGGACCTATATTCACAGCATCTGCCCTCAATAACCCTTTATTATGCACAGTGGTACTGGGCACATAACCAGAAAGCTGATATATTTTTTACCCCGGGAGGAATTGCGTTAGGCATACCCCTGCCTTTAAATAAAATAGCATTTATAGATTAGTGATATGAAAAAGCGTTGGACCAGTTATATAATCGCGTTTCTGGTAATAATCTCTATCAATTTTATAGCTCCCAGACTGCTTCCCGGGGATCCGGTAAGTGCCATTTATGGCCAGGAGGTTCTGGTAAAGCTGCCCCCTGAAGCAGTAGAGTATATCAACCATACCTACGGCCTTGACCGGCCGGCCATAGTTCAGTATTTTGACTACCTGGGTTCTCTGTTCAAAGGACAGCTGGGTTATTCCTATTATCATAAGGCAGAGGTGGGGTCGGTGCTTTTATCTTATCTACCCTATAGTCTGGTGCTTATGGGCCTGGCTATGATTATTTCCAATTTTCTGGGGGTTACCGCAGGGATTGAATCTGGATGGAGAAGGGGGAAAATCCTGGATAGAATCCTGCTGGGGACTATTATGTTTTCATCCAGCTTCCCCAGTTTTTTTGTAGGGGCTCTTTTTTTAATACTTCTGGGTTCCATCCTGGGGCTGCTCCCGGTGCAGGGGGCCAGTACTGCTTACGGCGGACTTACCGGACTGGGATTTTCCATTGACTTTGCTAAACATCTGCTGCTGCCTCTTGTCAGCCTGGTAGTGGTGTTTTTGCCCTCGGTATACCTGCTTACCCGGAATTCCATGGTATCCAATTTAAGCGAGCCCTATATACTGCTGGCCAGGGCCAAGGGGCTTAGCGCCAGGAGGATAAGATATGTCCACGCAGGAAAGAATTCCCTTATACCTGTTGCTACCCAGGCAGGCATAAACCTGGGTAGCAGGCTGGTTACCGGAGCCTTGTTTGTAGAGATAGTGTTTTCCTATCCGGGGATGGGTACCCTTATCTATAATTCTATACTTAACCGGGATTATCCCATGCTTCAGGGGAGCCTGCTGCAGGTTACGGTACTGGTGCTGCTGATAAATTTTTTGGCAGACCTTATGTATGTAAAACTGGACCCCAGGATAGAATATGCATATTAGCATTAAACAAAACCTGAGGAAGGATAGAAGGGCCCAGGCAGGCCTGGCAGTGGTGGCGCTGCTGTTTTTGTTTGGAATTTTTTCTCCCTGGCTGGCTATGGACCCCCATGATTTCAGCAATCACATATTTGCCAGTCCCGGGCCGGGTCACTGGATGGGAACCAATGATCTGGGCCAGGATATATTTTCCAGGCTGCTTTACGGGTTGAGAACTTCCATGTTCATTTCAGTAAGTGTAGGGATACTGGCAACTTTAATCAGTGTTGTTGTAGGGATGCTTGCCGGGTTTATAGGGGGGTGGCCGGACATGGTTACCATGAGGGTGATTGATGCTCTGCTGGTGCTTCCTTCTATAATTATAATTATACTTGTATCTGCATTTATAAGGCCTGGTCTGGCCAGCTTGATTATAATAATATCCCTGTTTCACTGGCAGGGGGGAGCCAGGATTATAAGGGGGCAGACCCTGGCTATAAAACAGAAGACCCATATAAGTTGTGCCAGGACCTTCGGGGCGGGCAAGGGATATATCCTTGCCAGGCATATCTTTCCCGATATTGGCAATATTATTGTGGTTTCTTTTTTGCACAATGCCCGCTCAGCTGTTTTCTTGGAGGCCGGCATGGCGTT
Encoded proteins:
- a CDS encoding ABC transporter permease, which encodes MHISIKQNLRKDRRAQAGLAVVALLFLFGIFSPWLAMDPHDFSNHIFASPGPGHWMGTNDLGQDIFSRLLYGLRTSMFISVSVGILATLISVVVGMLAGFIGGWPDMVTMRVIDALLVLPSIIIIILVSAFIRPGLASLIIIISLFHWQGGARIIRGQTLAIKQKTHISCARTFGAGKGYILARHIFPDIGNIIVVSFLHNARSAVFLEAGMAFIGISSLATVSLGTIMHNAFRFYYLPVWLWWLLPPGIMLALILLSFTFLGNLMEKVIDPRLRDA
- a CDS encoding ABC transporter substrate-binding protein, with protein sequence PEHIWKDIEDPFNYSTEDALTGTGPFTLADYSPSEGSYLFEANQDYYGGKVNIDSIAFVKVVPETSASMLQSNNIDAAAIPADIADDTQQKGFILEQEPPVWAAKLLINHENNELLAREPVRQALAYAVNLEQIVEISQRGFAVKGSAGLMPPANSSWYNPEVFQYRFDRDKAKKILEEHGYQLKQDGYYYSGGRILKLELAVSQGDFERDAQIIKSNLEEAGIKIDLVSYEGKTLDSKIENWDFDLAISGHGGLGGDPEALNRVITGQDFNSVRYFKDEHLVNLLEAQVQEMDIRKRRQMVYQIQDLYSQHLPSITLYYAQWYWAHNQKADIFFTPGGIALGIPLPLNKIAFID
- a CDS encoding ABC transporter permease, producing MKKRWTSYIIAFLVIISINFIAPRLLPGDPVSAIYGQEVLVKLPPEAVEYINHTYGLDRPAIVQYFDYLGSLFKGQLGYSYYHKAEVGSVLLSYLPYSLVLMGLAMIISNFLGVTAGIESGWRRGKILDRILLGTIMFSSSFPSFFVGALFLILLGSILGLLPVQGASTAYGGLTGLGFSIDFAKHLLLPLVSLVVVFLPSVYLLTRNSMVSNLSEPYILLARAKGLSARRIRYVHAGKNSLIPVATQAGINLGSRLVTGALFVEIVFSYPGMGTLIYNSILNRDYPMLQGSLLQVTVLVLLINFLADLMYVKLDPRIEYAY